TCTGCGGGAGACACTGTGCTAATAAAAGGTTCACTTAACAAACACttaatgtttaacatttaaattaaagatCAAACGTTATATAAAATAGTGTTGGAGAGCTCCACACATCCTCTCAGATCAacacatagacttctatacaaccagaggagtcgccccctggtggtcaggagagagaatgcagtgttaacacatgaagcatagacttctatacaaccagaggagtcaccccctggtggtcaggagagagaatgcagctttaacacatgaagcatagacttctatacaaccagaggagtcgccccctggtggtcaggagagagaatgcagctttaacacatgaagcatagacttctatacaaccagaggagtcgccccctgatggtcaggagagagaatgcagctttaacacatgaagcatagacttctatacaaccagaggagtcaccccctggtggtcaggagagagaatgcagctttaacacatgaagcatagacttctatacaaccagaggagtcgccccctggtggtcagtagagagaatgcagcgttaacacatgaagcatagacttctatacaaccagagaagtcgacccctggtggtcagtagagagaatgcagctttaacacatgaagcatagacttctatacaaccagaggagtcaccccctggtggtcaggagagagaatgcagctttaacacatgaagcatagacttctatacaaccagaggagtcgccccctggtggtcaggagagagaatgcagctttaacacatgaagcatagacttctatacaaccagaggagtcgacccctggtggtcaggagagagaatgcagctttaacacatgaagcatagacttctatacaaccagaggagtcaccccctggtggtcaggagagagaatgcagctttaacacatgaagcatagacttctatacaaccagaggagtcgccccctggtggtcagtagagagaatgcagtgttaacacatgaagcatagacttctatacaaccagagaagtcgacccctggtggtcagtagagagaatgcagctttaacacatgaagcatagacttctatacaaccagaggagtcaccccctggtggtcaggagagagaatgcagctttaacacatgaagcatagacttctatacaaccagaggagtcgccccctgatggtcaggagagagaatgcagcttgttTTTGTAACTTTGAGATCATGACCCCTGCTCCTCGTCCTCAGGTATGGAGACCTGAAGCCGAGCAGCTCTCTGGctctggaggaggacgagggctTCAGTGACTGGACTCAGCGTCGAGAGAGGCGAAGGCAGCAGCGCCTGCAGGAGCTCAGCCAGGGaggcgaggaggacgaggacgaagaggaggacacGATAAACAAAGCCGTTCCCGTGAAGACCGTCCAGGCCTCGGTCTCGTCCTCCGGCCGACTCCAGAGACAGGAGCGCCTCAAAGAAGACGTGGCcggggtggagatggagaggaggaaggagcgTGAGGAGAGGCCGAGGAGGgagcaagagagggaggaagaggaggacaagaggatgagagaggaggcggtggacgggaggaaggaggagatgcaACGGCCGAATACAGAGGTACGAGTTTGTGTCCGGACGACTGTGATTCTTTAAAGGTTTTAGTTCATTCTAGAATCGTCTGAAGCTTCTAATCATTCAAAAGAAGTTATTTAATACAAGTTTAAGTTGTTTATTGGAGATGTGAGTGTGAATCAGGTGTGAAAGTATTAGAGACGAGTCAATCTTCATCTTCTAAGTCCTTTGAGGTGAATCAAAGACGAGTCAAGTCTGAAAGCATCATAAAAGGTCTCAAATCAAGTCTCAAGAAAACCACGTCCAAGTCTGGTGTGAAAGTATTAGAGTCAGACTAAAGTCTTAGTTATTTAAGACGAGTCAAAGACCAGTCAGCCGAGCCTCAAGGCACTTTAAAACCAACAAGGCATTCAAGACAAGCCGAGTGAAACTTGAGACAAATAAAGTCTAATGTTCATCGTCTCAAAGTTGAGTCTATGAAGTTTCAAGTCGTGTCATTTGAGATAAGACTAAGTCTTTTTTTAGTCTTTTACAATCAGATGTGAGTCAACATTCAGGTGTTTAGCAGCTGACTTTGAGTGTTTCTCTTCAGGTGGAGAAAAGACAAGAGGTTAAAGTCTCCTACACGTCCAAGGTGTTTCTCCACCAAGAGCCCAAAGAGGAAGTGACGTCGTACAAGAGCAGCAACACCAAAAGGTCCACCAGGTGTGCAGTGGGTTCATGGCGATGGATAACCATTTATTTGTGAATATTCCAGAGAGACAGAACGTCTACATAGTTTCGGCCATGTTGTTTTCGATGGGCTCAGGTCCATAATAACATCAGATTTTAATATCTTAAATACCTTTGCAGCAGAGCCGTGCAGCCGGAGGAGGCGGAGACCATccaggagacggagcagctcaGACACCGACAGGTGGAGGCcgagcaggagctggaggagctgaagaggaggagggaggagaggcgtCAAGCCCGGTTGGAAGACGAGCatcggagggaggaggaggagcaacgGCTGGCCAGAGAGGAGGTGAGCAGGACATTAacaaactacatttcccataaacTACTATGAACTAATATAAGCTACCATAAATTACTATGAACTACTATAAACTACCATAAATTACTATGAAATACTATAAACTATGAACTACTATGAACTACTATAAACTACTTTGAACTACCATAAACTACTATGAACTACTGTAAACTACCATAAACTAATATGAACTACTATAAACTGCCATAAACTACTATGAACTACTATAAACTACCATGAATTACAATGAAATACTATGAACTACTATAAATTACTAAACTACTAAACTGCTATGAACTACTATAAACTACTTTGAACTACCATAAACTACTAtgaactactaaactactatgAACTACTATGAACTACtataaactactaaactactatgAACTACTATAAACTAATTGGAACTACCACAAACTACTATGAACTACTATGAACTACTATAAACTACTATGAACTACtataaactactaaactactatacattacatgtcatttagctgacgcttttatccaaagcgacttacaatcagtacattaaaccatgagtccaaactcagaacaacaagaatcaagcaagtacaatttcttcaataacattaaactacagagtactatcagtaagagacatttaagtgctacttaagtgctactacggcgctaccttccctatgtcctgtgtgtgaggttagaccatgtcctgggtgtaaggttagaccatgtcctgggtgtgaggttagaccatgtcctgggtgtgaggttagaccatgtcctgggtgtaaggttagaccatgtcctgggtgtgaggttagaccatgtcctgggtgtgaggttagaccatgtcctgggtgtgaggttagaccatgtcctggatgtgaggttagaccatgtcctgggtgtgaggttagaccatgtcctggtaaccagtgaaggtcgtggaggagtggaggattgtgggtaaatttaggaggttgaagaccagccgagcagctgcattctggatgagctgtagaggtcgaatgacattagcaggtagacctgaaggagggagttccagtagtctagccgtgagatgaccagaacctggaccagaacctggaccaggacctggaccagaacctgtgccgccttctgagtgagaagaggtcgtattctcctgatgttgtacagcatgtacctacaggagcgtgttattgtggtaatgttggcagtcagggagagttgactgacaggcgtcactccgaggttcctggcagtcagagtcggagccagcactgagttgttgaggTTAATaatcaggtcgtgggtgggagagccttttcctggaaggaggagaagttcagtcttgtccgggtttattttcaggtggtgtgcagacatccactgagagatgtcagtcagacatccactgagatgtcaatcagacatccactgagagatgtcggtcagacatccactgagagatgtcagtcagacatccactgagagatgtcaatcagacatccactgagagatgtcagtcagacatccactgagagatgtcaatcagacatccactgagagatgtcaatcagacatccactgagagatgtcggtcagacatccactgagagatgtcaatcagacatccactgagagatgtcagtcagacatccactgagagatgtcagtcagacatccactgagagatgtcggtcagacatccactgagagatgtcggtcagacatccactgagagatgtcaatcagacatccactgagagatgtcagtcagacatccactgagagatgtcaatcagacatccactgagagatgtcaatcagacatccactgagagatgtcggtcagacatccactgagagatgtcaatcagacatccactgagagatgtcggtcagacatccactgagagatgtcaatcagacatccactgagagatgtcaatcagacatccactgagagatgtcagtcagacatccactgagagatgtcagtcagacatccactgagagatgtcaatcagacatccactgagagatgtcaatcagacatccactgagagatgtcagtcagacatccactgagagatgtcaatcagacatccactgagagatgtcaatcagacatccactgagagatgtcggtcagacatccactgagagatgtcggtcagacatccactgagagatgtcggtcagacaggcagagattcgtgctgctacctgtgtttccgattggggaaacgagaggatcagttgggtgtcgtcagcatagctgtggtaggtgaagccatgagagagaatgacagagagagagagttggtgtacagagagaagagaagaggaccaaggactgaaccctgagggaccccagtagtcagaggacaaggctcagacacagatcctctccaggttacccggtaagagcggtcggtgaggtaggatgagaagagtgagagcagagcctgagataccaggtcctggagggaggacatgaggatctggtggttcactgtgtcaaaggcagcggaaaggtctagaaggatgaggacagaggagagagaggctgctctagcagtgtgaagctgctcagagacagcaaggagggcagtctctgttgagtggcctgtcttgaatccagactggtgggggtctagaaggttgttacagtggagaaaggaggagacttggttaaagatagctcgctctagagttttggaaaggaaggggaggagagagacaggtctgtagttgttgacttcaggtctgtagttgttgacttcaggtctgtagttattgacctcaggtctgtagttattgacttcagatgggtcgagagtgggtttcttcaggagagggttgactcttgcctccttactggaggtgtagttatggaagatggattagtaaatgaagagcgtatgtcgtctatcttttttgtaaagtagtcaacaaagtggcttggtagaagggtggagggagggggggggcagggggggtcaaggaggttggagaagatagagaagagctttttagggttagacaaagaggattcaattctggattggtagaacagacttttggctgcagagatggacgcagagaaggaggagagaagagattggtaggcgagcaggtcgctggcgtgtttggattttctccatttcctttccgatgctcacATTGTGGCTCTCTGAGCACCGAGtcagacaaccacggagccggagaggacttgaggaccttcagagtcgtaagaggacttgaggacctttagagtcataagaggacttgaggacctttagagtcgtaagaggacttgaggacctttagagtcgtaagaggacttgaggacctttagagtcgtaagaggacttgaggacctttagagtcgtaagaggacttgaggacctttagagtcgtaagaggacttgaggacctttagagtcataagaggacttgaggacctttagagtcgtaagaggacttgaggacctttagagtcgtaagaggacttgaggacctttagagttataagaggacagagagaatcaagagaggaagactctAAACGACCATAAACTACTATGAACTAATATAAACTACCATAAACAACTATGAACTACTATAAACGACTATGAATTATTTGGAGTGACATTTGAAAGCATAGAAGCATCCTTCAGTCATATTGCCTTTATATAAATGTGATGGGTTGCTAGAGAACTTTGGAGTTAAAGAGTGTTTGTGGTGCGACTcccaggaggagaggaggagcatgaaggaggACATCgagaggaggagcatgaaggaggacatcgagaggaggaggatggaggcagcagagaagatgaagagcCTCGGTACGTCCAGTGTGGACGGAGACGAGGTGTTCAGTCCCTTCAGTCCCAAAACCCCCACTCACAAGGTAA
Above is a genomic segment from Cyclopterus lumpus isolate fCycLum1 chromosome 6, fCycLum1.pri, whole genome shotgun sequence containing:
- the lsp1a gene encoding non-muscle caldesmon isoform X1, whose product is MSNALLRRNSSKQGLQKLMRLTAQRSVEDAEEVEREQRRRAREATRWTNGGSQPGESSPEDGKYGDLKPSSSLALEEDEGFSDWTQRRERRRQQRLQELSQGGEEDEDEEEDTINKAVPVKTVQASVSSSGRLQRQERLKEDVAGVEMERRKEREERPRREQEREEEEDKRMREEAVDGRKEEMQRPNTEVEKRQEVKVSYTSKVFLHQEPKEEVTSYKSSNTKRSTSRAVQPEEAETIQETEQLRHRQVEAEQELEELKRRREERRQARLEDEHRREEEEQRLAREEEERRSMKEDIERRSMKEDIERRRMEAAEKMKSLGTSSVDGDEVFSPFSPKTPTHKISGRTESLNRSVKKSNSFKKTQTLVPKIDNKLEQYTHAVENSQEVRAVKASLTDLPGPPEVVTSKKTLFEAAEAWSPTKGATSKDAEGLKVGVANRITQWVKGQCDGGRASPGRATEVRPGDVMQKKNMWEVIGDSTGQQGHRAKGSAAGKKYKFVVTGHGKYEKIPLNGENRGQFTDRDSDLYADDY
- the lsp1a gene encoding non-muscle caldesmon isoform X2 → MSNALLRRNSSKQGLQKLMRLTAQRSVEDAEEVEREQRRRAREATRWTNGGSQPGESSPEDGKYGDLKPSSSLALEEDEGFSDWTQRRERRRQQRLQELSQGGEEDEDEEEDTINKAVPVKTVQASVSSSGRLQRQERLKEDVAGVEMERRKEREERPRREQEREEEEDKRMREEAVDGRKEEMQRPNTEVEKRQEVKVSYTSKVFLHQEPKEEVTSYKSSNTKSRAVQPEEAETIQETEQLRHRQVEAEQELEELKRRREERRQARLEDEHRREEEEQRLAREEEERRSMKEDIERRSMKEDIERRRMEAAEKMKSLGTSSVDGDEVFSPFSPKTPTHKISGRTESLNRSVKKSNSFKKTQTLVPKIDNKLEQYTHAVENSQEVRAVKASLTDLPGPPEVVTSKKTLFEAAEAWSPTKGATSKDAEGLKVGVANRITQWVKGQCDGGRASPGRATEVRPGDVMQKKNMWEVIGDSTGQQGHRAKGSAAGKKYKFVVTGHGKYEKIPLNGENRGQFTDRDSDLYADDY